From Candidatus Poribacteria bacterium:
CGGGCGAGGCAGCGGTGGCGAACGCAGAGCCGATGACTGACAACGGTTATAAGGTCCCATTAACTCAGAACATCGTCAGCCGCGCCGCAATGGACCTCGCTTAAACACGGCTGCATCAATTTTTGCGAAGAGAAACCGAGTTTTTTCTTGAAAACTCGGTTTCTTTGCACGATTTCTTAACATGAACCATTTTGGAAAATCTGCCTACATACCATCATAAGGAGAACGAACATGCAATTAGAAAAAGGATCGTCCCTCTTGAATAAACCGATATGTCAAAACCTGTGTACCAAGGCACTCTACACCCACGGCGGGAACCTGCAAAATCTTGTCGAGACCAATCCGTTCTCAAACTACTGGTGCAACTGCACGATGACGGTGGTT
This genomic window contains:
- a CDS encoding xanthine dehydrogenase family protein subunit M, which codes for NVVLGGVAPIPWRSKEAEAALNGKRITDAVAKQAGEAAVANAEPMTDNGYKVPLTQNIVSRAAMDLA